The DNA segment TCGTCGTCGAACCACTTGGTGACCCCGTCGAGCGTCAGTTCGGCCATCAGCTGTACCTCCGAGTTCGAGTTGCATACACTTTCCTCATGGTTACGAAGCCACTCCTTTCGCGAACTGTTCGCCGAACAGCACGTAGACGATCAGCGTCGGCAGCGCCGCGACGAACGCGCCCGCCATCTGGGTGTTGAACGTCGTGATCATCCCGCCGGTGAGGCTGTTGAGCGCCAGCGTGATGGGGGCGGCCGCGCCGCCGCCCGACGGCAGGATGACCAGCGCGAACAGCAGGTCGTTCCAGATCTGGGTGAACTGGTAGATGAGCGTCACCGCGAACATCGGCTTCGACAGCGGCAGGACGATGTTGCGGTAGATGCTGAACACGCTCGCGCCGTCGAGTCGCGCGGCCTCGATCATCTCCTCGGAGAACGACTGGTAGTAGCCGCGGAACAGCAGGAACGTGATGGGAATCCCGTAGGCGACGTGGGCCACGATGAGGTTGATGATGGACGCGTAGTGTTCGTGCATCAGCGGCAGGCCCCACAGGAACGACAGCAGTTCCGGGGTGTTGACGATGGCGAACAGCCGCGAGAGGGGCACCAGCACCGCCTGGTACGGGATGAAGATGCCCGCGACGAACAGCGCGACGATGGGCATCTGGTACTTCCAGTCGATGGTCGTCAGCCCGTAGGCCGCGATGCTCCCCAGGCCGGCCGACAGTATCGTCGCCGGAATCGCCAGCAGCATGCTGTTGATGAAGCCGTTCCAGAGCGTCTCGAACGCGATTATCCACGGCTCGATGGTGAACCCGCCGGTTATCGGCGGGAGGAACGGAATCGTCCGGTTGAACGCGTCGGTCGTCTTGAAGGCCGTCATCAGTCCGGCCTCCAGCGGCGCGAGGTAGAACGCGACCAGACCGGCGAGGACGGCGTACAGCGCCACTCGACTGCGGTCTGCGTTCACCACGGCGTAGCGGAACCGCTCGCGCCGCGACTGCTGTTCGGGGGTCGGATTCGCCGGCGGACTGCTCATAGTTCACCTCGTCTGTATTCGCTGTAGAGGTACGGCGCGACCACCGCGAGCGCCATCCCGAAGAGGACGATGGCGATGGCCGACCCGTACGCCCAGTTGTTCGACCCGAACGCCTCGCGGAACATCATGGTCGCGAGGATGTCGGCCGCCGGGCCGGGGTTGTTGCCG comes from the Halorussus vallis genome and includes:
- a CDS encoding carbohydrate ABC transporter permease, coding for MSSPPANPTPEQQSRRERFRYAVVNADRSRVALYAVLAGLVAFYLAPLEAGLMTAFKTTDAFNRTIPFLPPITGGFTIEPWIIAFETLWNGFINSMLLAIPATILSAGLGSIAAYGLTTIDWKYQMPIVALFVAGIFIPYQAVLVPLSRLFAIVNTPELLSFLWGLPLMHEHYASIINLIVAHVAYGIPITFLLFRGYYQSFSEEMIEAARLDGASVFSIYRNIVLPLSKPMFAVTLIYQFTQIWNDLLFALVILPSGGGAAAPITLALNSLTGGMITTFNTQMAGAFVAALPTLIVYVLFGEQFAKGVAS